The proteins below come from a single Effusibacillus pohliae DSM 22757 genomic window:
- a CDS encoding PilW family protein, protein MPNREKGLTLLETLASLTISLMLLGILFTLVLSLLKQQNGTTNYNAAKQTVLLISDTLSAKVKEATVVNADWTAASFNFQLDTGNVFTMTQNAADPSLWDVVVQDTSGNRVALGSVGFCWENRPQVSPANSLNHLVFTFWQTYVDDTGKTQRYILTAGYHTSVVH, encoded by the coding sequence GTGCCGAACCGGGAAAAAGGGTTGACTTTGCTGGAAACATTGGCCTCGCTTACGATCAGCCTGATGTTGCTGGGAATTCTGTTCACGCTTGTCCTTTCCTTGCTCAAGCAACAAAATGGCACAACCAATTACAATGCGGCGAAACAAACCGTTTTGCTGATCAGCGATACGCTGTCCGCTAAAGTAAAAGAAGCAACGGTGGTCAATGCCGATTGGACGGCAGCTTCGTTTAACTTCCAGCTTGACACGGGGAACGTTTTTACGATGACCCAGAATGCGGCCGACCCTTCCCTTTGGGATGTGGTTGTCCAAGACACGAGTGGCAACCGGGTTGCTTTGGGCAGCGTCGGTTTCTGTTGGGAAAACCGGCCGCAGGTGTCTCCGGCCAACTCGTTGAATCATCTGGTGTTTACGTTCTGGCAGACCTATGTGGACGATACCGGAAAGACGCAGAGATATATTTTGACAGCGGGTTACCACACGTCTGTGGTGCATTGA
- a CDS encoding type IV pilus modification PilV family protein has protein sequence MLLARTQGKRRKQAGFTLVEALAALALLGIVLIPILTLKSTVLQSDVYSGKRSQAIGLATAMLEFMQPGAGGVASSFILTSTVQGPGGVDQNASISQRIDMPQPGSFTGWQPLYYMSGADTGMSYNISVTDRDAHFTEVKVQVKYKVGMQEKQESLWTIFKK, from the coding sequence ATGTTGCTTGCCAGAACGCAAGGGAAGCGGCGTAAGCAGGCAGGGTTCACGCTGGTGGAAGCGTTGGCAGCGTTAGCGCTGCTTGGCATTGTGCTAATCCCGATCCTCACGTTAAAAAGTACAGTGTTGCAATCGGACGTGTACAGCGGGAAACGAAGCCAGGCGATCGGGCTGGCGACCGCCATGCTGGAGTTTATGCAACCAGGCGCCGGTGGGGTTGCCTCCTCCTTTATTCTGACCAGTACCGTACAAGGGCCGGGAGGCGTCGACCAAAATGCGAGCATCAGCCAGCGGATTGACATGCCGCAACCTGGAAGTTTTACTGGCTGGCAGCCGCTGTATTACATGTCCGGGGCTGATACGGGCATGTCGTACAACATATCGGTTACTGACAGGGATGCACACTTTACGGAAGTCAAGGTGCAAGTGAAATATAAAGTTGGAATGCAGGAAAAACAGGAATCGCTCTGGACCATTTTTAAAAAGTAG
- a CDS encoding prepilin peptidase produces the protein MQTGLFVFLLVIYGLTIGSFLNVVALRLPAGESIVYPPSRCPRCHTRLRSADLVPIFSWLFLRSKCRYCQASIHWQYPVVEAVTGILWGMVGWRYGWSGETVFGLVFVSFLVVLSVIDLHELILPDVLTYPLLGVALIARAFTGGHAWWNYLAGGALGAGILLLLAWLSPYLFGKEGMGLGDVKLMAGIGMAVGLAGSLVTLFIASFSGLLAGLFLRWTNQLREGGHLPFGPFLSLGAVIAYLWGDPLVQWYANLFV, from the coding sequence ATGCAAACAGGACTATTCGTTTTTTTGCTAGTGATATACGGACTCACAATCGGCTCCTTCCTGAACGTGGTGGCCTTACGCTTGCCTGCGGGGGAATCGATTGTCTACCCGCCCTCCCGCTGCCCGCGCTGTCACACGCGGTTGCGCTCGGCTGATTTGGTCCCGATTTTCAGCTGGCTGTTCTTGCGGAGCAAATGCCGTTATTGCCAGGCTTCGATCCACTGGCAGTATCCGGTGGTGGAAGCTGTGACGGGCATTCTCTGGGGCATGGTCGGGTGGCGGTACGGATGGTCGGGTGAAACGGTTTTTGGCCTTGTCTTTGTCAGTTTTCTTGTTGTGCTTTCGGTGATCGATTTGCACGAATTAATCCTGCCTGACGTACTGACATACCCGTTGCTCGGGGTTGCTCTGATTGCCCGCGCTTTTACGGGGGGGCATGCTTGGTGGAACTATCTGGCTGGTGGTGCATTAGGAGCGGGAATTTTGCTGCTGCTTGCATGGCTGAGTCCGTATCTGTTCGGTAAAGAAGGGATGGGTCTTGGCGATGTCAAACTGATGGCTGGCATCGGTATGGCGGTTGGGCTGGCTGGCAGTTTGGTTACTTTATTTATCGCGTCCTTTAGTGGGTTGCTGGCAGGACTTTTTTTGCGGTGGACGAACCAGTTACGGGAAGGCGGACATCTCCCATTCGGACCGTTCCTCAGTCTTGGTGCGGTGATCGCCTATCTGTGGGGAGATCCGCTTGTTCAATGGTATGCAAATCTGTTTGTATAA
- a CDS encoding competence type IV pilus major pilin ComGC — translation MWKTKVQTAQNVTAELPFEQKRRKRQAGLTLVEMMAVVVILSIVGGVGFIAVTKQIEDARVKTDMANIRTILNASQRYIMDHPSQAGSLNYTNGDTVQNVLVNQGYLAEEPKDPWDAAVYTITVTLPNQSASGTIKVTSPHTLSSTGVQQFVQINY, via the coding sequence ATGTGGAAAACAAAGGTGCAGACGGCACAAAACGTGACAGCGGAACTGCCCTTCGAACAAAAGCGCCGCAAACGCCAGGCAGGTCTTACGCTGGTGGAGATGATGGCGGTTGTCGTGATCCTGTCGATCGTTGGTGGGGTAGGATTCATTGCTGTGACCAAACAAATTGAAGACGCGCGGGTCAAGACAGATATGGCGAACATAAGAACGATTCTCAATGCCTCTCAAAGGTATATCATGGATCACCCCAGTCAAGCTGGTTCCCTGAATTATACCAATGGCGACACTGTACAAAATGTTCTCGTGAATCAAGGTTATTTGGCCGAAGAGCCAAAAGATCCATGGGATGCGGCTGTTTACACCATTACCGTAACATTGCCCAATCAATCCGCATCAGGAACGATCAAAGTTACAAGCCCACATACTTTGAGCAGTACTGGAGTCCAACAGTTCGTTCAAATTAACTACTAA
- a CDS encoding type II secretion system F family protein — protein MAQFRYRAVNRAGKNLRGYIEAADQVAAAAELRKQGLFPTQLSPRAEAGLKRQINVRLLAGGRVKLQEFAPFCRQFATLIRAGVSVTQSLQVLAEQTENRLLKKALHAVEQDVRQGMSLQESFAKHENVFPEMFVHMVGAGEYAGQLETMLDRMANFFERQRVTSQKLVSALIYPSIVFLIAIAVSIFLLISVVPTFAATFAQQGVELPLPTRITLGISHFLVHQWYWALAGVIVIALAVIGAVSTQTGRLFWDTLKFRVPVFGKLYQKGVIARFARTFATLEASAVPILDQLELIRKIIGNRLFDKAVTEAQQNLRKGERLSVTLAKYPLLFPAMVTHMVAVGEETGELDGLMENLAGFYELEVVEFSSRLNALLEPLMILFLAVVVGLIILSIYLPMFTMINFAQ, from the coding sequence GTGGCTCAATTTCGTTACAGAGCTGTCAACCGTGCCGGAAAGAACTTGCGCGGATACATAGAAGCCGCCGATCAGGTAGCTGCTGCCGCCGAATTACGCAAGCAGGGACTGTTTCCGACGCAACTTTCGCCGAGGGCCGAGGCTGGCCTCAAGCGGCAGATCAACGTTCGGTTGCTTGCGGGCGGGCGCGTGAAGCTGCAGGAATTTGCGCCTTTCTGCCGCCAGTTTGCCACTCTGATCCGCGCCGGTGTTTCCGTTACCCAATCGCTTCAGGTGTTGGCCGAACAGACGGAAAACCGGCTTTTGAAGAAAGCGCTGCATGCAGTCGAGCAGGACGTCCGGCAAGGAATGTCGCTGCAGGAGTCGTTCGCCAAACACGAAAACGTGTTTCCCGAGATGTTTGTCCACATGGTCGGGGCCGGGGAATACGCCGGGCAACTGGAAACCATGTTGGACCGGATGGCGAACTTTTTCGAACGACAGCGCGTCACCTCACAAAAACTCGTTTCAGCTTTGATTTATCCAAGCATCGTGTTCTTGATCGCCATTGCGGTCAGCATTTTCCTGCTCATTTCAGTCGTGCCCACGTTTGCTGCGACGTTTGCGCAACAGGGCGTGGAACTTCCGTTACCCACAAGGATCACGCTGGGTATCAGCCATTTTCTTGTCCATCAATGGTATTGGGCACTCGCCGGTGTGATCGTGATCGCGCTTGCCGTCATCGGAGCGGTCAGCACGCAAACGGGACGCCTGTTTTGGGATACCCTCAAGTTTCGCGTGCCTGTGTTTGGAAAACTGTATCAAAAGGGTGTGATCGCCCGCTTCGCCCGCACCTTCGCCACGCTGGAAGCGAGCGCCGTGCCGATTTTGGACCAGCTTGAGCTAATCCGCAAAATCATCGGTAACCGGCTGTTCGACAAGGCGGTGACGGAAGCGCAGCAAAACCTGCGGAAAGGCGAACGGCTGTCCGTTACGCTGGCAAAATACCCGCTGCTGTTTCCGGCAATGGTGACTCATATGGTGGCGGTCGGCGAGGAGACGGGGGAACTTGACGGTTTGATGGAAAATCTGGCCGGATTTTACGAATTGGAAGTGGTTGAGTTCTCTTCCCGTTTGAACGCTTTGCTGGAACCGTTGATGATTCTGTTTCTGGCAGTGGTGGTTGGCCTGATCATTTTGTCGATTTATTTGCCGATGTTTACCATGATCAACTTTGCGCAGTAG
- the metH gene encoding methionine synthase yields the protein MSSETGKVSQHPILEQMKKKILILDGAMGTMIQQAGLTAADFGGEAYEGCNEYLNIMRPDVIRRIHEQYLDAGADIIETNTFGATRLVLAEYNLEERADEINRAAARLAVEAAKKYSTPEWPRFVAGAMGPTTKTLSVTGGTTFEKLVENYYQQAKALIQGGVDVLLLETAQDTLNVKAGGIGIQKAFAELGVRLPLMLSGTIEPMGTTLAGQNIESFYISLEHLKPITVGLNCATGPEFMRDHLRTLSELAQCGVSCYPNAGLPDENGHYHESPQALAKKMAGFAELGWLNIAGGCCGTTPEHIRALAEALKDYKPRQPACGHLPAVSGIETVYLEADNRPLLVGERTNVIGSKKFRTLIASGLYEDAAEIARAQVKKGAHIIDICLADPDRDEYGDMEKFLPFVVKKIKVPLMIDSTDARVIELGLKHSQGKAIINSINLEDGEKRFAEVAPLINRYGAAVVVGTIDEQGMAVTRERKLEIAKRSYDLLVHKYGVHPQDIIFDPLVFPVGTGDEQYIGAAPETVEGIRLIKRELPECATILGISNVSFGLPPAGREVLNAVFLYHCTKAGLDYAIVNTEKLERYASIPEEERRLAEELLFHTNDETLARFTAFYREKKTAQVKEVSSLSLEERLANYVVEGSKDGLIDDLNEALTRYAPLEIINGPLMKGMEEVGRLFNDNQLIVAEVLQSAEVMKAAVAYLEPFMERAEAAVKGKILLATVKGDVHDIGKNLVEIILSNNGYQVINLGIKVPPEQLIEAYRKEKPDAIGLSGLLVKSAQQMVTTAQDLRAAGIDVPILVGGAALTRKFTHTRIAPEYNGLVLYAKDAMDGLELANRLSDEEQRKALIQELRDIQQSYVMEAGKGGTDGRAEAAPAAGRSNVNRDAPVFVPPDFERHVLRDYPISFLQPYLNLRMLLGKHLGVKGNVEQLLAEGDPKAAELMGVIDRLMREAKEQGIIRAHGMYRFFPAQSAGNDILIYDPQDHSKVIERFSFPRQKQAPYLCLADFLKPVDSGVMDYVGFLVVTAGKGVRELANEWKDRGDYLRSHAIQALALELAEAFAERIHQIMRDVWGFPDPPEMTMQERFGARYQGIRVSFGYPACPNLDDQVQLFRLMQPEDIGVHLTEGCMMDPEASVSAMVFAHPEARYFNVE from the coding sequence ATGAGCAGCGAGACGGGAAAGGTGTCGCAACATCCGATATTGGAACAAATGAAGAAAAAAATCCTGATTCTCGACGGCGCGATGGGCACGATGATTCAGCAGGCCGGTCTGACGGCGGCCGATTTTGGCGGGGAAGCGTACGAGGGGTGCAACGAGTACCTGAACATCATGCGGCCGGATGTGATCCGCCGCATTCACGAGCAGTATCTGGATGCCGGGGCGGATATTATCGAGACCAACACGTTCGGTGCCACCCGGCTGGTGCTCGCCGAATACAACCTGGAGGAGCGGGCGGACGAGATCAACCGGGCGGCGGCAAGGCTGGCGGTGGAGGCGGCAAAAAAATACTCGACGCCGGAATGGCCCCGTTTCGTAGCTGGAGCGATGGGACCGACCACCAAGACGTTATCGGTGACGGGCGGCACGACGTTTGAAAAATTGGTGGAAAATTATTACCAACAGGCGAAAGCGCTGATTCAGGGCGGCGTCGATGTGCTGCTTTTGGAAACGGCACAGGACACGCTGAATGTGAAAGCTGGCGGCATCGGGATTCAAAAAGCGTTTGCGGAGCTGGGCGTCCGCTTGCCCCTGATGCTGTCCGGCACGATCGAACCGATGGGCACCACGTTGGCAGGCCAGAATATCGAATCGTTCTACATCTCGCTCGAACACCTGAAGCCGATTACCGTCGGGCTGAACTGCGCAACTGGGCCGGAATTCATGCGCGACCATTTGCGGACCCTGTCCGAACTGGCGCAGTGCGGGGTCAGTTGCTATCCGAATGCCGGGCTGCCGGATGAGAACGGCCATTACCACGAATCGCCGCAAGCGCTGGCGAAAAAAATGGCCGGTTTCGCTGAGCTCGGTTGGCTGAACATTGCGGGGGGCTGCTGCGGGACGACACCGGAGCATATCCGGGCGTTGGCGGAAGCGTTGAAGGACTACAAGCCGCGGCAACCGGCGTGCGGCCACCTGCCGGCTGTCTCTGGAATCGAAACCGTCTATCTGGAGGCGGACAACCGCCCGCTGTTGGTGGGGGAACGGACCAATGTCATCGGATCCAAGAAGTTCCGGACGTTGATCGCCAGCGGATTGTATGAGGACGCGGCGGAAATCGCCCGGGCCCAGGTAAAAAAAGGCGCGCATATCATCGACATCTGCCTGGCCGACCCGGACCGGGACGAGTACGGCGATATGGAAAAATTCCTGCCGTTTGTCGTCAAAAAAATAAAAGTGCCGTTGATGATCGATTCGACCGATGCGCGGGTGATCGAACTGGGATTGAAACATTCGCAAGGGAAGGCGATCATCAACTCGATCAACCTGGAGGACGGGGAAAAGCGGTTCGCGGAGGTGGCGCCGCTGATCAACCGGTACGGGGCGGCGGTGGTGGTCGGAACGATCGATGAGCAGGGGATGGCGGTGACGCGCGAGCGAAAGCTGGAAATCGCCAAACGATCCTACGATCTGTTGGTCCACAAATATGGCGTCCATCCGCAAGACATTATTTTTGATCCGCTTGTGTTTCCGGTCGGCACGGGCGATGAACAGTATATCGGAGCGGCCCCGGAAACGGTGGAGGGCATCCGCCTAATCAAGCGGGAACTGCCGGAGTGTGCGACGATCCTTGGGATCTCCAACGTATCGTTCGGGTTGCCGCCAGCCGGTCGCGAAGTGCTGAACGCGGTGTTTCTCTATCACTGTACGAAAGCGGGTCTCGACTATGCAATTGTGAACACGGAAAAGCTGGAGCGCTATGCGTCGATTCCGGAAGAGGAGCGGCGGCTGGCGGAAGAGCTGCTGTTCCATACGAATGACGAGACTCTTGCCCGATTCACCGCTTTTTACCGGGAGAAAAAGACGGCCCAGGTGAAGGAAGTGTCCAGCCTCAGCCTGGAAGAACGGTTGGCGAACTATGTGGTGGAAGGCAGCAAGGACGGCCTGATTGACGATCTGAACGAGGCGCTGACCCGGTATGCGCCGCTTGAGATCATCAACGGCCCGCTGATGAAAGGGATGGAGGAAGTTGGCAGGCTGTTCAACGACAACCAGTTGATCGTCGCGGAAGTGCTGCAGAGTGCGGAAGTGATGAAAGCGGCGGTCGCCTATCTGGAACCGTTCATGGAGCGGGCGGAGGCGGCCGTCAAAGGGAAGATTTTGCTCGCGACCGTCAAGGGAGACGTGCATGACATCGGCAAAAATCTGGTCGAGATCATCCTGTCGAACAACGGCTATCAGGTGATCAACCTGGGGATTAAGGTACCGCCTGAACAGTTGATCGAGGCCTATCGCAAGGAGAAGCCGGATGCGATCGGCCTGTCCGGGCTGTTGGTCAAATCGGCGCAGCAGATGGTAACGACCGCCCAGGACCTGCGGGCAGCGGGCATTGATGTGCCGATTCTGGTCGGCGGCGCCGCTCTCACCCGTAAGTTCACGCACACGCGGATCGCGCCGGAGTACAACGGGCTGGTTCTGTACGCGAAAGATGCGATGGACGGGCTGGAACTGGCCAACCGGTTAAGCGATGAAGAGCAGCGGAAAGCGTTGATTCAGGAGTTGCGGGACATCCAACAATCGTATGTGATGGAAGCGGGCAAAGGCGGGACGGACGGCCGGGCGGAAGCAGCGCCGGCGGCCGGGCGGTCGAATGTCAACCGGGACGCACCGGTGTTTGTCCCGCCCGATTTTGAACGGCATGTGCTGCGCGATTACCCGATCTCGTTCCTGCAGCCGTATTTGAACCTGCGGATGCTGTTGGGAAAGCACCTGGGCGTGAAAGGAAACGTCGAGCAGTTGCTAGCGGAAGGGGATCCGAAAGCGGCCGAATTGATGGGCGTGATCGACCGGCTGATGCGGGAAGCGAAGGAGCAGGGAATCATCCGGGCACACGGAATGTACCGGTTTTTTCCGGCGCAATCGGCGGGCAACGACATCCTGATCTATGATCCGCAGGATCATTCGAAGGTGATCGAGAGGTTCTCGTTCCCGCGGCAGAAGCAGGCTCCGTACCTTTGCCTGGCCGATTTTCTGAAACCGGTGGACAGCGGGGTGATGGATTATGTCGGCTTCCTGGTCGTGACGGCAGGCAAAGGCGTCCGAGAACTGGCAAATGAATGGAAAGACAGGGGCGATTACCTGCGGTCGCATGCGATTCAGGCTTTGGCGTTGGAGTTGGCGGAAGCGTTCGCCGAGCGGATTCACCAGATCATGCGCGATGTGTGGGGATTCCCCGATCCGCCGGAGATGACGATGCAGGAGCGGTTTGGCGCCCGCTATCAGGGGATTCGCGTGTCGTTCGGCTACCCGGCTTGTCCGAACCTGGACGATCAGGTGCAATTGTTCCGCTTGATGCAACCGGAAGATATCGGTGTGCATCTGACGGAAGGCTGCATGATGGACCCGGAAGCGTCCGTTTCAGCGATGGTGTTCGCCCACCCGGAAGCGAGATACTTTAATGTTGAGTAA